One window from the genome of Salvia miltiorrhiza cultivar Shanhuang (shh) chromosome 7, IMPLAD_Smil_shh, whole genome shotgun sequence encodes:
- the LOC130996232 gene encoding uncharacterized protein At2g02148-like isoform X2: MKSPTPPPMMSPTITMTAPPLSSLLDCMHEPYQSSLPLHSMVEDERSSLENNGSSCGSYSILTIDDVSPIETARARFMDIVVNHFIDPHVIEMSDYDTDYMVQQSSQEILSKRKSKEIRYEGDARYALPLMYVANLYETLVNEVNMRLSSMSGIREKTIGVALEAAGGLYRKLAKKFPRKGSCTFKRRELATSFETRSKFPELVIQEEKRVRFVVVNGLAIVEKPTKIGIDDAEWFKRLTGRNEVAVYARDYKFYAPRHKYRRVVSNSNSSMPGLPAFPSPENSSSMATSQGYRAANEAQYHPMHPGHNNSMNHSSHSTEYMHGQQCIPPPQLPEMVHNQQPSAVLNHIALQSLGGRLHALPTGPAKFCDGCGIPYLRESSKYCSECGTKRLGT; encoded by the exons ATGAAGTCGCCGACCCCGCCGCCGATGATGTCACCGACGATAACGATGACCGCTCCTCCGCTGTCGTCACTGTTA GACTGTATGCACGAGCCTTACCAAAGCTCTTTACCACTTCACAGCATGGTGGAGGACGAGAGGAGTAGTCTTGAAAATAATGGGTCTTCATGTGGTTCCTACTCAATTTTGACAATTGATG ATGTGTCACCGATTGAAACAGCTAGGGCAAGGTTTATGGACATTGTCGTAAATCACTTTATTGATCCACATGTTATTGAGATGTCGGATTACGACACTGATTACATGGTGCAACAATCCTCACAGGAAATTTTAAGCAAGAGGAAGTCCAAAGAGATTCGATATGAAGGCGATGCACGCTATGCTTTGCCATTAATGTATGTTGCTAATCTCTATGAAACACTAGTCAATGAAGTTAACATGAGATTATCATCAATGAGTGGCATCCGTGAGAAGACCATTGGTGTGGCCCTTGAAGCTGCTGGTGGATTGTATAGAAAGCTTGCAAAGAAATTTCCTAGAAAAG GTAGTTGTACATTTAAGAGAAGGGAGCTAGCAACTTCATTTGAAACAAGATCGAAGTTTCCCGAATTGGTGATACAGGAGGAGAAGCGTGTTCGTTTTGTGGTGGTCAATGGCTTAGCTATCGTTGAGAAACCAACAAAAATTGGTATTGATGATGCTGAGTG GTTTAAGAGGCTGACCGGACGGAATGAAGTTGCTGTTTATGCTAGAGACTACAAATTTTATGCTCCAAGGCACAAGTATAGGCGCGTTGTGTCGAATTCTAACTCCAGTATGCCTGGTTTGCCT GCATTTCCTAGTCCTGAAAATTCTTCTTCAATGGCGACTTCTCAAGGCTATCGAGCAGCAAATGAA GCACAGTATCATCCTATGCACCCGGGCCATAACAATTCTATGAATCACAGTTCACATTCGACTGAGTATATGCACGGCCAACAGTGTATTCCCCCACCTCAGTTGCCTGAAATGGTTCACAACCAGCAGCCCTCAGCAGTTCTCAACCATATAGCTTTACAGTCTCTTGGAGGGCGTCTGCACGCTTTG CCAACAGGTCCGGCAAAGTTCTGCGACGGATGTGGAATTCCTTATCTGAGGGAGTCCTCAAAGTACTGCTCAGAATGTGGTACCAAGAGGTTAGGGACTTGA
- the LOC130996232 gene encoding uncharacterized protein At2g02148-like isoform X1, which yields MGSRVPVEHYDLSSAAAAANSYIGTSLHDPNSGDEVADPAADDVTDDNDDRSSAVVTDCMHEPYQSSLPLHSMVEDERSSLENNGSSCGSYSILTIDDVSPIETARARFMDIVVNHFIDPHVIEMSDYDTDYMVQQSSQEILSKRKSKEIRYEGDARYALPLMYVANLYETLVNEVNMRLSSMSGIREKTIGVALEAAGGLYRKLAKKFPRKGSCTFKRRELATSFETRSKFPELVIQEEKRVRFVVVNGLAIVEKPTKIGIDDAEWFKRLTGRNEVAVYARDYKFYAPRHKYRRVVSNSNSSMPGLPAFPSPENSSSMATSQGYRAANEAQYHPMHPGHNNSMNHSSHSTEYMHGQQCIPPPQLPEMVHNQQPSAVLNHIALQSLGGRLHALPTGPAKFCDGCGIPYLRESSKYCSECGTKRLGT from the exons ATGGGGAGCAGAGTTCCCGTGGAGCACTACGATTTGTCATCCGCCGCAGCCGCCGCTAACTCCTACATCGGCACCTCATTGCACGACCCCAATTCCGGGGATGAAGTCGCCGACCCCGCCGCCGATGATGTCACCGACGATAACGATGACCGCTCCTCCGCTGTCGTCACT GACTGTATGCACGAGCCTTACCAAAGCTCTTTACCACTTCACAGCATGGTGGAGGACGAGAGGAGTAGTCTTGAAAATAATGGGTCTTCATGTGGTTCCTACTCAATTTTGACAATTGATG ATGTGTCACCGATTGAAACAGCTAGGGCAAGGTTTATGGACATTGTCGTAAATCACTTTATTGATCCACATGTTATTGAGATGTCGGATTACGACACTGATTACATGGTGCAACAATCCTCACAGGAAATTTTAAGCAAGAGGAAGTCCAAAGAGATTCGATATGAAGGCGATGCACGCTATGCTTTGCCATTAATGTATGTTGCTAATCTCTATGAAACACTAGTCAATGAAGTTAACATGAGATTATCATCAATGAGTGGCATCCGTGAGAAGACCATTGGTGTGGCCCTTGAAGCTGCTGGTGGATTGTATAGAAAGCTTGCAAAGAAATTTCCTAGAAAAG GTAGTTGTACATTTAAGAGAAGGGAGCTAGCAACTTCATTTGAAACAAGATCGAAGTTTCCCGAATTGGTGATACAGGAGGAGAAGCGTGTTCGTTTTGTGGTGGTCAATGGCTTAGCTATCGTTGAGAAACCAACAAAAATTGGTATTGATGATGCTGAGTG GTTTAAGAGGCTGACCGGACGGAATGAAGTTGCTGTTTATGCTAGAGACTACAAATTTTATGCTCCAAGGCACAAGTATAGGCGCGTTGTGTCGAATTCTAACTCCAGTATGCCTGGTTTGCCT GCATTTCCTAGTCCTGAAAATTCTTCTTCAATGGCGACTTCTCAAGGCTATCGAGCAGCAAATGAA GCACAGTATCATCCTATGCACCCGGGCCATAACAATTCTATGAATCACAGTTCACATTCGACTGAGTATATGCACGGCCAACAGTGTATTCCCCCACCTCAGTTGCCTGAAATGGTTCACAACCAGCAGCCCTCAGCAGTTCTCAACCATATAGCTTTACAGTCTCTTGGAGGGCGTCTGCACGCTTTG CCAACAGGTCCGGCAAAGTTCTGCGACGGATGTGGAATTCCTTATCTGAGGGAGTCCTCAAAGTACTGCTCAGAATGTGGTACCAAGAGGTTAGGGACTTGA
- the LOC130994171 gene encoding uncharacterized protein LOC130994171 gives MGFGAEAVELEEFSKWIASIGDGTIGSANDGNVNIDIRTDFLIKWSGNPIEHIVNTIYPSDCSNNVDTSYLQERAILAPTLNAVESVNQYMISLNKSEGRLYRSSDSTSRSDSITDLVQQVHTPEFLNSIKCSGLPNHEIYLKVGTPVMLLRNIDHANGLCNGTRLKITRLGQHVLEAQILTRDNANTKILIPRMSLTPADPRLPFKFERRQFPLIVSYAMTINKSQGQSFSHVGLFLPRPVFTHGQLYVAVSRVRSRAGLKILLSEDGRNDDATTTNVVYREVFQNV, from the exons ATGGGCTTCGGTGCTGAAGCTGTGGAGTTGGAAGAGTTCTCTAAATGGATTGCGAGTATAGGCGATGGAACAATTGGAAGTGCGAATGATGGTAATGTCAATATTGATATTCGAACagattttttgataaaatggtCTGGAAATCCAATTGAGCACATAGTTAACACCATTTATCCATCAGATTGTTCCAATAATGTAGATACAAGTTATCTACAAGAGAGAGCAATACTTGCTCCTACTCTTAATGCTGTTGAATCTGTAAATCAATACATGATTTCTTTGAACAAAAGTGAAGGACGTTTATATAGAAGCTCAGACTCAACTTCAAGATCAGATTCAATCACTGATTTGGTACAACAGGTGCATACCCCAGAATTCTTGAATAGCATCAAATGTTCAGGAc TACCAAATCACGAAATATATTTGAAGGTTGGAACTCCGGTTATGTTGTTGAGGAACATTGATCATGCAAATGGATTGTGCAATGGAACTCGATTGAAAATAACAAGACTTGGACAACATGTTTTGGAAGCACAAATTCTTACGAGAGATAATGCAAATACAAAAATTTTGATTCCAAGAATGTCATTGACTCCTGCTGATCCAAGATTGCCATTTAAGTTTGAACGACGACAATTCCCCTTGATTGTATCTTATGCAATGACGATCAACAAAAGTCAAGGGCAATCGTTTTCTCATGTTGGTTTATTCTTGCCAAGACCAGTTTTTACACATGGCCAATTGTACGTTGCAGTGTCAAGAGTACGAAGTCGAGCAGGACTTAAAATATTGCTTTCTGAAGATGGTAGAAATGATGATGCTACTACTACAAATGTTGTGTATAGGGAAGTTTTTCAAAATGTATGA
- the LOC130994172 gene encoding uncharacterized protein LOC130994172, with product MWTLHPDFLDLVKDSWSKTVNNSCPIYTIMIKLKRLRMEIRSWNKSTFGNVDRLLMEKQQELTEIQENIAVEGYTEELFDKEIEAQASINATLSRKNSLLQQKSRAAWLQDGDRNTNFFHSMLRYKKKPHFLSHLTIDGVTCVDQNRIGNHIVEFFSNIFTENSHSQADIVEVEAILDQVVSDQNNSLLSATPNEEEITAAVFQMDSNSSPGPDGFSGKFYHHCWDIIKKDIWRAVTTFFDKSYLPLGCNANTLILIPKKEIVGSVTDLRPIVLSNFFFKIISKVLAVRLSVVAAQHVSRNQFGFISGRSIHDCIMLGSEGINCLRRSSNGQNMACKVDISKAFDTLRWDFLINVLKVCGYNHRFIRWIEVILSSARLSILYNGELRGFFGCSRGVRQGDPLSPILFGIAEDALSGLFQNCVRSGHLEPMQFSRGVPFPTHLLYADDILIFCKATKANARTLLKILNFYGEISGQVFSPSKSQIIFSDHIVARTKRQVTRILALSIGNLPFSYLGVPMFRGKPKASHMQVIHDRIINKFARWKGLQLSMAGRLCLINSVISSSITHSMMVFRWPKSLLKSLDAKCRNFLWNGDISKPPSCSVSWNRVCAIKAEGGLGIRSFVIMNKSFLMKMAWRVIEGNSFGYDIIKRRYLTPCCKVKNVAPSSVWIGLREEIGGLVWDSYSYIGKGDSVLFWLDDWLGYRLADKCGIPFFLRNSINQTVEDYFFDGVWHFTQEFVNSYPMVVCDILLLPIGDSDARFWKPSLQGKVTAALAFSHHSHKFPKVSWGTWIWEPYIPTHRSLVCWRLLHDRMPTYDRLIRQGMIMPNRCPFCHRDSETPEHIFWDCTLVRHSWIIFCNWFCFPEALHSADIHSFLVLAWGRKLSSQIGKYRKAGIITMIWAIWNQRNKCVFDSLKFCQRRLLHVVRVAFQEMQMNFKKLGHMDNNWADYITLRNIGVRGRAAPPPTYISVNWWPPPAPWMKVNTDGSALGAPGNISYGGVFRDHWGWVRGCFHYKCGMGYAFEAELLAVIMAVRIARTRNWTNLWIESDSTYVVSLLRDKAKSVPWRFKASWDDTLNSLNLFHLHITHIYREGNQVADLMANPARD from the coding sequence ATGTGGACCTTGCACCCGGATTTCCTTGATTTAGTTAAAGATTCTTGGTCTAAGACGGTAAATAATTCTTGCCCGATCTATACCATTATGATCAAGCTGAAGAGACTGAGAATGGAGATTCGCAGCTGGAATAAAAGCACTTTTGGTAACGTGGATCGGCTGCTCATGGAAAAACAGCAGGAGTTGACGGAGATTCAAGAGAATATTGCTGTTGAAGGCTACACGGAAGAGCTTTTTGATAAAGAGATTGAGGCGCAGGCTAGCATTAATGCTACCCTTTCACGGAAGAACTCCCTGCTGCAGCAGAAAAGTCGAGCAGCTTGGCTGCAAGATGGGGATAGGAACACCAATTTCTTCCACAGCATGCTCAGATACAAGAAAAAACCTCACTTTCTTTCGCACCTTACTATTGATGGGGTTACGTGTGTTGATCAGAATAGAATTGGGAATCACATTGTGGAGTTTTTCTCTAATATTTTCACTGAGAATTCTCATTCGCAAGCGGATATTGTGGAGGTGGAGGCGATTCTGGACCAGGTTGTTTCGGACCAGAATAACTCGTTGTTATCCGCCACTCCTAATGAAGAAGAAATCACTGCTGCTGTCTTTCAAATGGACTCCAATAGCTCGCCTGGACCGGATGGTTTCTCGGGAAAGTTCTATCATCACTGTTGGGACATCATCAAGAAAGACATTTGGCGCGCTGTCACTACTTTCTTTGACAAATCTTATCTGCCGCTTGGATGTAATGCTAATACGTTGATTTTGATTCCAAAAAAGGAGATTGTTGGCTCGGTTACTGACTTAAGGCCGATTGTTCTGTCgaacttcttttttaaaattatttcgaAGGTTTTGGCGGTGAGATTGAGTGTTGTTGCCGCTCAACACGTGTCAAGGAATCAATTTGGCTTCATTAGCGGGCGATCGATTCACGACTGTATCATGCTGGGCTCGGAGGGCATTAACTGCTTGAGACGTTCCAGTAATGGTCAAAACATGGCCTGTAAAGTTGATATCTCAAAGGCGTTTGACACTCTTAGGTGGGATTTCCTTATTAATGTCCTCAAAGTTTGTGGCTACAATCATCGGTTTATCAGGTGGATTGAGGTGATTCTCTCGTCGGCTCGTCTCTCGATTCTGTATAATGGTGAGCTCCGAGGTTTCTTCGGCTGTTCGCGTGGTGTTAGACAAGGAGACCCTTTGTCTCCTATTCTGTTTGGGATCGCTGAGGATGCTCTTAGCGGCCTTTTCCAGAATTGTGTTCGCTCGGGACATCTTGAGCCTATGCAGTTTAGTAGAGGTGTGCCCTTCCCCACGCATTTGCTCTACGCTGATGATATTCTCATTTTCTGTAAGGCCACTAAAGCAAATGCTAGAACTCTGCTTAAAATCCTGAACTTCTATGGTGAGATCTCTGGTCAGGTTTTCAGCCCTTCTAAATCTCAGATCATTTTCTCTGATCATATTGTTGCGAGAACTAAGAGACAGGTGACACGGATTTTGGCTCTCTCCATTGGTAATTTGCCTTTCTCTTATTTGGGTGTTCCGATGTTCCGTGGAAAGCCGAAAGCTTCCCATATGCAGGTGATTCATGATagaattattaataaatttgcTCGCTGGAAAGGTCTTCAGCTTTCTATGGCGGGCAGATTGTGTTTAATTAATTCTGTTATTAGTAGTTCGATCACTCACTCGATGATGGTGTTTAGATGGCCCAAATCTCTTCTGAAAAGTTTAGATGCCAAATGCAGAAATTTCCTTTGGAATGGTGACATTAGTAAACCACCTTCTTGCTCTGTTAGTTGGAATAGAGTTTGTGCTATCAAGGCGGAGGGAGGTCTTGGAATACGGTCTTTCGTGATTATGAATAAGAGCTTCCTGATGAAAATGGCCTGGAGAGTGATTGAAGGGAATAGCTTTGGCTATGACATCATTAAACGAAGGTACCTCACTCCTTGCTGCAAAGTGAAAAACGTGGCGCCCTCTTCGGTGTGGATTGGTTTGCGTGAGGAAATCGGCGGTCTGGTTTGGGATTCTTACAGCTACATTGGTAAAGGTGATTCTGTGCTTTTCTGGTTAgacgactggcttgggtatCGACTGGCAGATAAATGTGGCATTCCTTTCTTTTTGAGGAATTCTATTAATCAAACTGTTGAGGATTATTTTTTCGATGGCGTTTGGCATTTCACACAAGAGTTTGTGAATTCTTATCCCATGGTGGTCTGTGACATTCTTTTGTTACCTATTGGTGATTCAGACGCGAGGTTTTGGAAACCTTCGTTGCAAGGCAAAGTTACGGCTGCCCTTGCTTTCTCGCACCATAGTCACAAGTTTCCTAAAGTTTCTTGGGGGACTTGGATTTGGGAGCCCTACATTCCGACACATCGTTCTTTGGTATGCTGGCGTCTTCTTCATGATCGTATGCCGACTTATGATAGGCTGATTAGACAGGGCATGATTATGCCGAATCGGTGTCCTTTTTGTCACAGAGATTCTGAGACGCCGGAGCATATTTTTTGGGATTGTACTTTGGTGCGTCATAGCTGGATTATTTTCTGCAATTGGTTTTGTTTCCCGGAGGCTTTGCACTCGGCGGATATTCACAGCTTTCTGGTTCTTGCGTGGGGAAGAAAGTTGAGCTCACAAATTGGTAAATATCGGAAGGCTGGGATAATCACGATGATTTGGGCTATTTGGAATCAACGGAACAAGTGTGTTTTTGATAGCTTAAAGTTCTGTCAGAGGCGTCTGCTTCATGTGGTGCGCGTGGCTTTCCAGGAGATGCAGATGAACTTTAAAAAACTTGGACATATGGATAACAATTGGGCAGACTATATTACTTTACGGAATATTGGTGTTCGCGGTCGTGCTGCGCCCCCGCCTACCTACATTTCCGTCAATTGGTGGCCTCCTCCGGCGCCTTGGATGAAAGTTAATACAGACGGTTCGGCACTTGGAGCACCGGGGAATATTAGCTATGGaggtgtcttcagggatcattgGGGATGGGTCCGGGGTTGTTTCCACTACAAGTGTGGCATGGGATATGCTTTTGAGGCGGAGTTATTGGCGGTGATTATGGCCGTTCGCATTGCTCGAACAAGGAACTGGACGAATCTCTGGATTGAGTCAGACTCCACTTATGTTGTTAGTCTGCTTCGAGATAAGGCGAAAAGCGTCCCTTGGAGGTTTAAAGCTTCTTGGGATGACACTTTGAATTCTTTAAACTTGTTTCATTTGCACATTACTCACATTTATCGGGAAGGAAATCAGGTGGCGGACTTAATGGCGAATCCCGCACGTGATTAG